A genomic segment from Agrobacterium vitis encodes:
- a CDS encoding GNAT family N-acetyltransferase — protein MHPAPTLTLAPLAREDCARVLHLALPPAQQVFAGSIAEAVEDADPAVDFHIGSVCEEPVCFFKIDRGYDTRLAGFDLAEHGFQPGDLGLRALIVGSQFQGKGFGKAAMVALPAYLARHYPARHCFLTVNLRNPTAIGLYTKSGWQNTGQTYLGGKAGPQVLMRLDL, from the coding sequence ATGCATCCAGCTCCGACGCTGACCCTGGCACCGCTGGCGCGCGAAGACTGCGCCCGCGTACTGCATCTGGCCTTGCCGCCCGCGCAGCAGGTCTTTGCCGGTTCGATTGCAGAAGCCGTCGAAGACGCTGATCCGGCGGTGGATTTTCACATCGGCAGTGTCTGTGAGGAGCCTGTCTGCTTCTTCAAGATTGACCGGGGCTATGACACCCGGCTCGCAGGGTTTGATTTGGCAGAGCACGGTTTCCAGCCCGGCGATCTCGGCCTGCGGGCGCTGATCGTCGGCAGCCAATTTCAGGGAAAAGGCTTTGGCAAGGCAGCCATGGTCGCCCTTCCCGCCTATCTCGCCCGCCATTATCCGGCCAGACACTGTTTCCTCACCGTCAACCTGCGCAATCCCACGGCAATTGGCCTCTACACAAAAAGCGGCTGGCAGAATACCGGCCAGACCTATCTCGGCGGCAAGGCCGGGCCGCAGGTGCTGATGCGGCTGGACCTTTGA
- a CDS encoding DUF2087 domain-containing protein, with product MSRLTYSYEIADISDLARRLGRELQKHERAPGHVELLNMLARASGHANFQHWKASRAAQARLALPKAADPPVDYRLVEAVARCFDGKGVLIRWPSKTSHQRLGLWKLWAAFPADRDMPETEVNALLRSLNGFGDHVLLRREMVNNRLLSRTLDCRLYRRVESRPPPDALALIEL from the coding sequence ATGTCGCGTCTGACTTACTCTTATGAAATTGCAGATATTTCCGATCTTGCCCGCCGTCTTGGCCGCGAACTTCAAAAGCATGAGAGAGCACCCGGCCATGTCGAGCTTCTCAATATGCTCGCCCGCGCCTCAGGCCACGCCAATTTCCAGCACTGGAAAGCCTCACGCGCCGCCCAGGCAAGACTGGCTCTGCCAAAGGCGGCCGATCCGCCGGTTGATTACCGGCTTGTCGAGGCCGTCGCACGCTGCTTCGATGGCAAGGGCGTGCTGATCCGCTGGCCATCCAAAACCAGCCATCAGCGGCTGGGTCTGTGGAAGCTCTGGGCGGCCTTTCCCGCCGATAGGGACATGCCGGAAACAGAGGTCAATGCGCTGCTCCGAAGCTTGAATGGCTTTGGCGATCATGTCCTGCTGCGCCGGGAAATGGTCAATAACAGGCTGTTGTCGCGCACGCTGGATTGCCGCCTCTACCGAAGGGTGGAAAGCCGTCCGCCGCCGGACGCCCTGGCCTTGATCGAACTGTGA
- the ggt gene encoding gamma-glutamyltransferase has translation MTSLHAASPAPVEGRNGMVVTAQHLATDIGVQVLKSGGNAVDAAVAVGYALAVTYPTAGNIGGGGFMTIRLKDGSTDFIDFREKAPLAAKKDMYLDDKGEIVPRASLDGYLAVGVPGTVKGLELAREKYGAKDRATLLAPAIALARDGFTLNQGDAAILAGGAKRLAKDPAAAKIFLKADGAPYGAGEVLKQPDLANVLASIAEKGPDAFYKGMPAQAIAKASADGKGILTASDFETYAVRELKPVECDYRGYHIISSPPPSSGGVIICEILNILEAYPLAEQGYGAATTVHQMVEAMRYAYVDRNAALGDPDFVNNPLPKMLDKAYAAEIRAKITPDKAGQSANLKPFGGKESTETTQYSIIDGDGNAVSVTYTLNGSFGAGVVAPGTGILLNNEMDDFTSKPGVANLYGLVQGEANAIAPKKTPLSSMSPTIVTKDGKPFMVIGSPGGSRIITITLEAILNVVDFGMDISAAVNAPRIHHQWQPDKIYYEPYALSPDTLQKLKDMGYTLDGGNDGPVWGQAAGILVGGKSVSDIAKAADKASGYFGAIDSRAVAGSAKGY, from the coding sequence ATGACATCGCTTCATGCCGCCTCGCCTGCTCCGGTCGAAGGCCGAAACGGCATGGTGGTCACGGCCCAGCATCTGGCGACCGATATCGGCGTGCAGGTTCTGAAATCCGGCGGCAATGCGGTCGATGCCGCCGTGGCTGTCGGCTATGCGCTGGCGGTGACCTATCCGACCGCCGGAAATATCGGCGGCGGCGGCTTCATGACCATTCGGCTGAAAGATGGCAGTACCGATTTCATCGATTTCCGTGAAAAGGCGCCGCTGGCCGCCAAGAAGGACATGTATCTCGACGACAAGGGCGAGATCGTGCCGCGTGCCAGCCTGGATGGCTATCTGGCCGTCGGCGTGCCCGGTACCGTCAAGGGCCTGGAACTGGCGCGGGAAAAATACGGCGCCAAGGACCGCGCCACCCTGCTTGCCCCGGCGATTGCGCTGGCCCGTGACGGGTTCACGCTCAACCAGGGCGATGCCGCCATTCTGGCCGGTGGTGCCAAGCGACTGGCAAAAGACCCGGCAGCGGCAAAAATCTTCCTGAAAGCCGATGGCGCGCCCTATGGCGCAGGCGAAGTGCTGAAACAGCCAGATCTGGCCAATGTGCTGGCCAGCATTGCCGAAAAAGGCCCTGATGCCTTCTACAAGGGCATGCCTGCCCAGGCGATTGCCAAGGCCAGCGCCGATGGCAAGGGCATCTTGACCGCCTCAGATTTTGAGACCTATGCGGTGCGTGAGTTGAAGCCGGTCGAATGCGATTATCGCGGCTACCATATCATCTCCTCGCCGCCGCCATCATCGGGCGGGGTGATCATCTGCGAAATCCTCAATATTCTGGAGGCCTATCCGCTGGCCGAGCAAGGCTACGGCGCGGCCACCACCGTGCATCAGATGGTCGAGGCGATGCGCTATGCCTATGTTGATCGCAATGCGGCGCTGGGCGATCCGGACTTTGTCAACAATCCGCTGCCAAAAATGCTGGACAAGGCCTATGCCGCCGAAATCCGCGCTAAGATCACTCCTGATAAAGCCGGTCAATCCGCCAATCTGAAGCCGTTCGGGGGCAAGGAAAGCACCGAGACCACGCAATATTCAATCATCGACGGTGACGGCAACGCGGTTTCCGTCACCTATACGCTGAACGGCTCGTTCGGCGCGGGCGTGGTCGCCCCCGGCACCGGCATTCTCCTCAACAACGAGATGGACGATTTCACCTCCAAGCCCGGTGTGGCCAATCTCTACGGGTTGGTGCAGGGCGAGGCCAATGCGATTGCGCCGAAGAAAACGCCGCTCTCCTCGATGAGCCCGACCATCGTCACCAAGGATGGCAAGCCGTTCATGGTGATCGGCAGCCCCGGCGGCTCACGCATCATCACCATCACGCTGGAAGCGATCCTCAATGTGGTGGATTTCGGCATGGACATTTCCGCCGCCGTCAATGCGCCGCGCATTCACCATCAATGGCAGCCGGACAAGATCTATTACGAGCCCTACGCGCTATCGCCCGATACGCTCCAGAAGCTGAAGGACATGGGCTATACCCTTGATGGCGGCAATGACGGCCCGGTCTGGGGCCAGGCCGCCGGCATTCTGGTTGGAGGCAAGAGCGTCTCTGACATTGCCAAGGCCGCAGACAAGGCATCCGGCTATTTCGGCGCCATCGACAGCCGAGCTGTCGCCGGTTCCGCCAAGGGTTATTGA
- a CDS encoding glutathione S-transferase family protein — protein MLKVYGCYKSRATRVIWLAEELELAFDHIPVLQAVKLDNPLAPDAPINTQSPAFLAINPFGAIPVIEDDGLVLSESLAITLYLAKQYGGEIGPRDLEEDALMMQWSLFAATEIEGNALKISRISMDGRLDSEAGQSEAAAAARLLKRPMAVLEKHFSAKEFAVSDRFTVADINLAEIVRYAQPYTPVMDAHPSVSAWLDRCQSRPAFKAMWERRVAE, from the coding sequence ATGTTGAAAGTCTATGGCTGCTATAAATCCCGCGCCACGCGCGTCATATGGCTTGCGGAAGAGCTGGAACTGGCCTTCGATCATATCCCGGTTCTGCAGGCGGTGAAGCTGGACAATCCGCTGGCGCCGGATGCGCCGATCAACACGCAGTCGCCAGCCTTTCTGGCCATCAATCCCTTCGGCGCGATCCCGGTAATCGAGGATGACGGGCTAGTGCTCTCCGAATCGCTCGCCATCACCCTCTACCTCGCCAAGCAATATGGCGGCGAGATCGGTCCGAGGGATCTGGAGGAAGATGCGCTGATGATGCAGTGGTCGCTGTTTGCTGCCACCGAAATCGAAGGCAATGCGCTGAAAATCTCCCGGATCTCCATGGACGGTCGGCTGGACAGTGAAGCCGGTCAATCGGAAGCAGCCGCTGCCGCCCGGTTGTTGAAGCGGCCGATGGCCGTGCTGGAAAAGCATTTCTCGGCCAAGGAATTCGCCGTGTCCGACCGCTTCACGGTGGCTGACATCAATCTTGCCGAAATCGTTCGCTACGCCCAGCCTTATACGCCGGTGATGGACGCCCATCCGAGCGTCAGTGCCTGGCTTGACCGCTGCCAGAGCCGCCCGGCCTTCAAGGCCATGTGGGAAAGACGGGTTGCGGAGTAA
- a CDS encoding MarR family winged helix-turn-helix transcriptional regulator, whose translation MTQPQDRAEHLPAPGADLAGEQAPAGVETALDGISQTMARLRMMMGRRFMSRIALSRMSEGHGMELSHFDVVKVVSHAARGQEVTVGVIAEQMRIDPSRASRVVADLVRRGALRREASQADARRTIVTLTPVGEELLHHFDTVRREVIGQTVEDWSADDIITFETLFDRFICGLECRGTMLAKEAGDKI comes from the coding sequence ATGACCCAACCTCAAGACCGCGCCGAACATCTGCCCGCCCCGGGCGCCGATCTTGCTGGTGAGCAAGCCCCTGCGGGCGTCGAAACGGCCTTGGACGGCATTTCACAGACCATGGCCCGGCTGCGCATGATGATGGGCCGCCGCTTCATGTCGCGCATTGCGCTCAGCCGGATGAGCGAGGGCCACGGCATGGAACTTTCCCACTTCGATGTGGTGAAGGTGGTTTCCCATGCCGCGCGTGGCCAGGAAGTGACCGTCGGGGTGATTGCCGAGCAGATGCGTATCGATCCGTCGCGGGCAAGCCGCGTCGTGGCCGATCTCGTCCGGCGCGGCGCCCTGCGGCGGGAGGCCTCACAGGCCGATGCCCGGCGCACCATCGTCACCCTGACGCCAGTCGGCGAGGAATTGCTGCATCACTTCGACACTGTGCGCCGCGAGGTGATTGGCCAGACCGTGGAAGACTGGAGCGCTGACGACATCATCACATTCGAAACCCTGTTCGATCGCTTCATCTGTGGGCTGGAATGCCGGGGAACGATGCTGGCCAAAGAGGCCGGAGATAAGATTTAA
- a CDS encoding phosphoethanolamine transferase, with the protein MNYRAGKTSVFTFRPQIGSVTLCILTTAYLLAVTNTTFWIKAHGYLADTSPLAFGLFALGISAMCLAILTLFSAKYLVKPVLIFLVITASLSSWFTDQFGTIIDREMIRNAAVSTGAETAHLLTPRFLMHVVLTGVLPSLLIVWLRVRHRPFLSKVAHNAGVIIACVAVFAAAAFSDYRTFAGVGRAHNDILDRLNPFLPIANAVRYTIDANRDRNIVAGPIGTDAHRINTAAITKPRVTVIVAGETARAANFSLGGYQRDTNPQLKARGVTYFTNTTSCGTATAVSIPCMFSDLTRASYSHRKAAERQNLLDVLGYAKVSVTWLDNDTGHYNVADRVPYTFLPPSADPRFCKDGECLDGILTDKLNGWLDGIKGDSVLVLHQLGSHGPAYYARYPEEFRRFQPDCRANDFGKCSPQEIRNAYDNTILYTDHIVAEVIDTLKQRSATLAGAVVYLSDHGESLGENGIYLHGMPYMVAPTEQTHVPMLFWLADDLAQDGGYDRACLAKTTAEPRSHDNLFHSVLGLMDVATKVYNPALDVFSGCRRAPGTVAAAEPVK; encoded by the coding sequence TTGAATTATCGTGCCGGAAAAACCAGCGTCTTCACGTTCAGACCACAGATCGGCAGCGTGACGCTGTGCATCCTGACCACAGCCTATCTGCTGGCGGTGACCAACACCACGTTCTGGATCAAGGCGCATGGCTATCTGGCCGATACCTCGCCACTGGCTTTCGGCCTGTTTGCACTCGGCATTTCCGCCATGTGCCTGGCGATCCTCACGCTGTTCTCGGCAAAATATCTGGTAAAGCCGGTGCTGATCTTCCTGGTGATCACCGCCTCGCTATCGTCATGGTTTACCGACCAGTTCGGCACGATCATCGACCGCGAAATGATCCGCAATGCTGCGGTTTCAACCGGGGCGGAAACGGCCCATCTGCTGACGCCCCGTTTTCTGATGCATGTGGTTCTGACCGGTGTTTTGCCCTCGCTGCTGATCGTCTGGCTGCGGGTCCGCCACCGGCCTTTCCTCAGCAAAGTTGCCCATAATGCTGGCGTCATCATCGCCTGTGTCGCGGTGTTTGCCGCCGCCGCCTTCAGCGATTACCGAACCTTTGCAGGCGTCGGGCGCGCCCATAACGATATTCTCGACCGGCTGAACCCATTCCTGCCGATTGCCAATGCCGTACGCTATACCATCGACGCCAACCGGGACCGGAATATCGTGGCAGGGCCGATCGGCACCGACGCCCACCGGATCAATACCGCCGCCATCACCAAGCCGCGCGTCACTGTCATCGTTGCCGGGGAAACCGCACGGGCAGCGAATTTCTCGCTGGGCGGCTATCAGCGCGACACCAATCCGCAGCTGAAAGCCCGGGGCGTCACCTATTTCACCAACACGACCAGTTGCGGCACGGCAACCGCCGTCTCCATCCCTTGCATGTTCTCCGACCTGACGCGGGCGAGCTATAGCCACCGCAAGGCCGCCGAGCGGCAAAACCTGCTGGATGTGCTGGGCTATGCCAAGGTCTCCGTGACCTGGCTGGACAATGACACCGGCCATTACAATGTCGCCGACCGGGTGCCCTATACGTTTCTGCCACCGTCTGCCGATCCGCGCTTTTGCAAGGATGGCGAATGTCTGGATGGCATCCTGACCGACAAGCTGAACGGCTGGCTGGACGGGATCAAGGGCGACAGCGTGCTGGTGCTGCATCAGCTTGGCAGCCATGGGCCTGCCTATTACGCGCGCTATCCGGAGGAATTTCGCAGATTCCAGCCGGATTGCCGCGCCAATGATTTTGGCAAATGCAGCCCGCAGGAAATCCGCAATGCCTACGACAACACGATACTCTATACCGACCATATTGTTGCTGAGGTGATCGACACGCTGAAACAGCGGTCCGCCACGCTGGCTGGCGCCGTCGTTTATCTGTCCGACCATGGCGAGTCGCTTGGCGAAAACGGTATCTATCTGCATGGCATGCCCTATATGGTGGCGCCAACCGAACAGACCCATGTGCCGATGCTGTTCTGGCTGGCCGACGATCTCGCCCAGGATGGCGGCTATGACCGGGCCTGCCTGGCAAAGACCACAGCCGAACCGCGCTCCCACGACAATCTGTTCCACAGCGTGCTGGGCCTGATGGATGTGGCGACCAAAGTCTATAATCCCGCGCTCGACGTGTTTTCCGGCTGCCGTCGTGCGCCGGGAACAGTGGCGGCGGCTGAGCCGGTCAAGTGA